Proteins encoded within one genomic window of Oryza brachyantha chromosome 7, ObraRS2, whole genome shotgun sequence:
- the LOC102719729 gene encoding granule-bound starch synthase 1b, chloroplastic/amyloplastic: MAATMGSIPTYRSYQTNGVGTLKQSPHMQFQQSCNYGVRFLKKETLAVRNNTHMAKRRATNNEMRTKPRRSHMSIVCSTGMTIIFVATECHPWCKTGGLGDVLGGLPPALAAMGHRVMTIVPRYDQYKDAWDTNVLVEVNIGDRTETVRFFHCYKRGVDRVFVDHPMFLEKVWGKTGAKLYGPTTGDDYRDNQLRFCLLCLAALEAPRVLNLNNSEYFSGPYGENVVFVANDWHTGVLPCYLKSIYQAKGIYVNAKVVFCIHNIAYQGRFAREDFELLNLPDSFLPSFDFIDGHLKPVVGRKTNWMKAGITECDLVMTVSPHYVKELTSGADTGVELDGVLRTKPLEVGIVNGMDVYEWNPETDKYVSVKYDATTVTEARALNKERLQAEVGLPVDSSIPLIVFVGRLEEQKGSDILIAAIPEFVEENVQIIVLGTGKKKMEEELVLLEVKYPQNARGIAKFNVPLAHMMFAGADFIIVPSRFEPCGLIQLQGMRYGVIPICSSTGGLVDTVKEGVTGFHMGSFNVECETVDPADVTAVASTVKRALKQYGTPAFQEMVQNCMAQDLSWKGPAKKWEEVLLGLGVEGSQPGIEGEEVAPLAKENVATP, from the exons ATGGCTGCAACAATGGGTTCAATACCTACCTACCGCTCTTATCAAACAAATGGAGTCGGCACGTTAAAGCAATCACCTCACATGCAATTCCAACAATCTTGCAACTATGGAGTCAGGTTCCTAAAGAAGGAGACTCTTGCAGTGCGGAATAACACACATATGGCCAAAAGAAGAGCTACAAACAATGAAATGCGCACTAAGCCTAGGAGGTCTCACATGTCTATCGTATGCTCTACTGGAATGACAATAATTTTCGTTGCAACGGAATGTCACCCATGGTGCAAAACTGGAGGCCTTGGTGATGTTTTAGGGGGATTGCCCCCTGCTCTTGCT GCAATGGGGCACCGAGTCATGACAATAGTTCCTCGTTATGATCAATACAAAGATGCATGGGATACAAATGTTCTTGTTGAG GTCAATATTGGTGACAGGACAGAAACAGTGCGCTTCTTCCACTGCTACAAAAGGGGAGTTGACCGTGTTTTTGTTGATCATCCTATGTTTCTTGAGAAG GTATGGGGCAAGACTGGAGCAAAACTGTATGGTCCTACCACTGGAGATGACTATAGAGATAACCAGCTGCGGTTCTGCCTTTTATGCCTA GCTGCATTGGAGGCTCCAAGGGTTCTCAATCTCAACAATTCTGAGTATTTCTCTGGACCATATG GTGAAAATGTTGTCTTCGTTGCAAATGACTGGCACACTGGAGTTCTGCCATGCTATCTCAAGAGCATCTATCAGGCAAAAGGAATCTATGTGAATGCTAAG GTTGTTTTCTGCATCCACAATATTGCCTACCAGGGCAGATTTGCGAGAGAAGATTTTGAACTTCTTAATCTACCGGACAGTTTCCTTCCTTCATTTGATTTTATTGATGG GCATCTTAAACCTGTAGTAGGTAGAAAGACTAACTGGATGAAGGCAGGGATCACTGAATGCGATCTAGTTATGACGGTTAGTCCACATTATGTCAAAGAACTCACTTCAGGTGCAGACACAGGTGTTGAGTTGGATGGTGTCCTTCGCACAAAGCCCCTCGAAGTTGGAATTGTGAATGGCATGGATGTTTATGAATGGAATCCAGAAACAGATAAGTACGTTAGTGTGAAATATGATGCAACAACG GTAACTGAAGCAAGGGCTCTCAATAAAGAAAGGCTACAAGCTGAAGTTGGGTTGCCTGTGGATTCGAGCATTCCTTTGATTGTTTTTGTTGGTCGTCTTGAAGAGCAGAAAGGGTCAGACATATTAATTGCAGCCATTCCAGAGTTTGTGGAGGAAAATGTTCAGATAATTGTTCTT GGTACAGGGAAGAAGAAAATGGAGGAGGAACTAGTGCTGCTTGAAGTTAAATATCCACAAAATGCTAGAGGGATAGCAAAATTTAATGTTCCTTTAGCGCATATGATGTTTGCTGGGGCTGATTTTATAATTGTTCCTAGTAGATTCGAGCCGTGTGGTCTCATCCAATTGCAAGGGATGAGATATGGAGTG ATTCCCATCTGCTCATCTACTGGAGGACTTGTTGACACAGTTAAGGAAGGCGTGACCGGATTCCACATGGGTTCGTTCAATGTCGAG TGTGAAACTGTCGATCCAGCAGACGTCACTGCGGTTGCTTCAACTGTCAAACGGGCTCTGAAGCAGTATGGTACACCGGCATTCCAAGAAATGGTTCAAAACTGCATGGCGCAAGACCTATCTTGGAAG GGACCTGCAAAGAAGTGGGAGGAGGTTCTTCTTGGCTTGGGTGTTGAGGGGAGCCAACCAGGCATCGAGGGTGAGGAGGTGGCGCCACTTGCCAAGGAAAACGTGGCTACTCCCTGA